Within the [Chlorobium] sp. 445 genome, the region CTTGCGTAGGCACGACGCCATCGCCCCACACGTCGCCGCATCCTATCGTATTCTTGTAGCATTCAAATGCGGTGCGCTCTGCCAGTGATCCTTTTGGATTGCCAAAACGGGTTTTGCCTGCCACACTCACCACGTTGATGCGTGCAAAGAATTGCTGGTTAAGATGCTGGGCAATGAAGTCAGATTTAATTTTTCCATATTGCTCTACGCTCTGAAAAGGTGAGCCTAGGGTGATAAGTTGCCGAACAGGCACTTCAGGATAGACTTCACCTTGGAAAGGCTTGCCAAGCAAATAAATCATTGCGGCAGTGCCGCCGCCGCTATGTCCGATAATACTAATCGGCTCATTGGGGTAGCGTTTTTGCGCTTCAAGCACGGTCTCGTGCAGCCGCCGCATGACACGCACGGTGGAACGCTCTGGCGAGGGTGGAACGCCAATCCAATCGAGCACGGTTAGCGGCACAATAAAGATTTTCTCTTGTCCAAATGCCTTACCCAGATGCCAGCGCATTTCCTCAAAAATGCCGCCCCACATCGCTGTGCCGGGCATAATGACAATCGGATTTGACATCTTTAGATTGGCTCAGCGGAGTGTTCTACTGGAGTTGCTACCAAAGTTTTTCAAAATCTTTTTTTTCGTAGCTGCGCTCCAAGGTCTTGAACATGGTCTCTCTTGGCGGTGCCTTTAGCCAGAGCGGGTCGGGCTGTGTCAGTCGACGCAAGAGTGCCACGGGCCATAGCACTCCCACATACACCAGCGACAGCAAGAGCCGAGTGTTGATGTATCCAATAGCTTGCGCAAATTTAAACCACACTGCAAGTATGAACCTGCTCAAATTTTCAGAGCCAAGAAAGACTACGCCGAGCCCACAGGCTAAATAAAGCAGCCACATCTTCTGAAAGATGACAAAAAGCACAAGAAACCCGACGACAATTGCAAGTTCCGATTTGGCATCTTGCTTGGCATGAGATGCAGTTTTCATTGCTCCTAGTTTTTAGCTTACTCTCAATTGCTTAGAACAGCGTATAGATAAATGGTGCAATTGCTGTGCCGCCGCCGATGACCACCAGAAGACCAATACACAGTAAGACCACCACAATTGGTGCCAGCCACCACTTTTTGCGCTCTGCTAAAAATTGAAATAAATCTTTGAAAATCTCCATACGCAGGTTTTGTTGTCTTTTGCAGCAAGTTACATCGGCGCCGTTTTGCGCGCAACATTTTCTTTGTGCAGGTTGCATGTTTGTGCGCTGCGCTTTTCTTTCATGTTGCTTCTTTGTTGTTGAGTTATGCTTGGCGCTCGTGAGGTTTTCGCTAATTTTGTCTCAAATTTTGCTTTGGTTAGACACGCATGACCAAAACAGAACTGCTGCGCGCTTTGGCGCGCTTCAAACAGGAGCGCA harbors:
- a CDS encoding lipase, which translates into the protein MSNPIVIMPGTAMWGGIFEEMRWHLGKAFGQEKIFIVPLTVLDWIGVPPSPERSTVRVMRRLHETVLEAQKRYPNEPISIIGHSGGGTAAMIYLLGKPFQGEVYPEVPVRQLITLGSPFQSVEQYGKIKSDFIAQHLNQQFFARINVVSVAGKTRFGNPKGSLAERTAFECYKNTIGCGDVWGDGVVPTQACWLDGATNLEVHDVEHLPTPFRLWYGSQSVIKIWQESLKI